In a single window of the Sinobacterium caligoides genome:
- a CDS encoding ATP-binding protein, translating to MTFDTTAIFIAGFIYLSLLFCVAYATDKGFISERVVRHPLVYVLSLGVFASAWAYYGILGLAHSYGIGFLSYYFGIACFFMISPLLLTPLVTICKNNQLSSLADLLSFRFRSPWAGGLITLCLLVGMLPLLALQIQAVADTIHIMTDNSPIIYSENLSRHDSMAIVFCTLITTFAILFGARHTESSERHNGLVAAIALETIIKCAALFTVAGYAIYYIFDSPAGMQSWLQHNPAILDRLHSPFGEYSTRTLLLTSFTAAIGMPHMFHMIFSEKPTGDAVRAASWGVPLLLLLLSLPILPILWAGYATGATTPPEYFAIGIGMINNNYWLTIIAYIGGLSAASGVIIVCTLALASMCLHHLILPYYQPPIEQDIYRWLLWVKRILIVTIITAGYIFFRIYTTKGQLGNLGIAAFAATLQFLPGIFAVLYMPKVNRNGFIGGLLVGFTIWATTLLIPIISTSQPWYAQLLDADMIGGQNWIIATIGSLIANTSVLLLLSWLTTTKEEEVAAAEKCYIDSLNRPKRHELTFASSEEFKSRLATALGSAVAEREVDRAMQDLGLKANDVRPYSLRRLRERLEANLSALLGASVAHDMINRLLPYKRTTTTTGGEDIQLIESRLETYKRNLSGVAAELDGLRRLHRQTLLDLPIGVCSLGPDHEVLMWNHNMEELTGIDADHILGSKIGTVTGPWREVLINFANSEQQHQHKQSLDIDDRTQYFSLHKSSRRGMTLRHRDQLIVLEDLTEVQMLEEELIHTERLASIGRLAAGVAHEIGNPVTGIACLAQNLRYESDAQGVHEVADEIVNQTERISSIVHSLVSFSHSGKHTGSMNKFERHNLSYIVEEAVKLIVLDTLQDHHVEIVNLCEEDHLVFGDEQTLVQVFINLLSNARDASPDQGTVLIESLQNGNTLNITVTDQGSGISADKQEQIFEPFFTTKEPGKGTGLGLALVYSIIEDHQGRISVISPVDISNNKGTQFVISLPVS from the coding sequence ATGACCTTCGATACCACCGCCATTTTCATCGCCGGCTTCATCTACCTCTCTCTTCTGTTCTGCGTCGCCTACGCCACTGACAAGGGCTTCATTTCCGAGAGAGTCGTTCGTCACCCCCTTGTCTACGTACTGTCACTCGGGGTCTTTGCCAGTGCCTGGGCCTACTACGGCATCCTAGGTCTTGCGCACTCCTATGGCATCGGCTTTCTATCTTATTACTTCGGTATTGCCTGCTTCTTCATGATATCGCCACTATTATTAACCCCCCTGGTGACCATCTGTAAAAACAACCAGCTCAGCTCACTCGCCGACCTACTCTCATTCCGCTTTCGCAGCCCCTGGGCAGGCGGACTCATCACACTTTGCCTACTGGTCGGTATGCTGCCACTGCTAGCACTGCAGATCCAAGCTGTCGCCGACACCATCCATATCATGACCGATAACTCACCAATCATTTATAGCGAGAATCTCTCTCGCCACGACTCCATGGCAATCGTCTTTTGCACCCTCATTACCACCTTTGCGATCCTTTTCGGTGCACGACACACCGAATCAAGTGAGCGCCACAATGGCCTTGTTGCCGCCATTGCACTGGAGACAATCATCAAGTGCGCCGCTCTTTTCACCGTCGCCGGTTACGCCATTTACTACATCTTTGACAGCCCTGCCGGCATGCAATCGTGGCTTCAGCACAACCCTGCAATTCTTGATCGCCTACACTCCCCCTTTGGCGAGTATTCCACAAGAACACTGCTACTGACCTCGTTTACTGCCGCCATTGGCATGCCTCATATGTTTCACATGATCTTCTCTGAGAAGCCTACCGGCGACGCAGTTCGTGCCGCCAGCTGGGGTGTCCCGTTGCTGCTGCTATTACTAAGTCTGCCGATACTACCAATACTCTGGGCCGGTTACGCCACCGGTGCTACCACCCCGCCGGAGTATTTTGCCATTGGCATTGGCATGATTAACAATAACTATTGGTTAACCATCATCGCCTATATCGGCGGTCTTTCCGCAGCGAGCGGCGTCATCATCGTCTGTACCCTCGCGCTCGCCTCGATGTGCTTACACCACCTCATACTGCCTTATTATCAACCCCCGATTGAGCAGGATATCTACCGCTGGCTGCTCTGGGTCAAGCGCATCCTCATCGTCACCATCATTACCGCTGGATATATTTTCTTCAGGATCTATACCACTAAGGGGCAACTCGGCAACCTCGGTATCGCTGCCTTTGCCGCAACGCTGCAGTTCCTTCCCGGCATATTCGCCGTACTCTATATGCCGAAGGTCAACCGCAACGGTTTCATTGGCGGCTTGCTGGTCGGCTTTACCATCTGGGCTACCACACTATTGATCCCTATTATCAGCACTAGCCAACCCTGGTATGCGCAGTTACTTGACGCAGATATGATCGGCGGTCAAAACTGGATCATCGCCACCATCGGCTCACTCATTGCCAACACCTCTGTCTTATTACTGCTCTCTTGGCTTACCACAACCAAAGAGGAGGAGGTCGCCGCTGCCGAGAAGTGCTATATCGACAGCCTCAACCGACCCAAGCGGCACGAACTTACCTTTGCCAGTAGCGAGGAGTTCAAGTCTCGCCTTGCCACCGCTCTCGGCTCAGCAGTCGCCGAACGCGAGGTTGATCGCGCCATGCAAGACCTCGGGCTAAAGGCTAACGATGTACGCCCTTACTCGTTACGCCGCCTTCGCGAGCGCCTTGAGGCCAACCTTTCCGCACTATTAGGAGCCTCTGTCGCCCACGACATGATCAACCGACTACTCCCCTATAAACGCACGACCACCACCACTGGCGGCGAAGATATCCAGCTGATCGAGAGCCGGCTTGAAACCTACAAAAGAAACCTCTCAGGTGTCGCCGCTGAACTCGATGGCCTGCGTCGCCTACATCGTCAAACACTGCTAGATCTTCCTATTGGCGTCTGCTCACTAGGACCCGATCACGAAGTGCTGATGTGGAATCACAACATGGAAGAGCTCACGGGGATTGATGCCGACCATATTCTAGGCTCTAAAATTGGCACTGTTACAGGGCCGTGGCGAGAGGTGCTCATCAACTTCGCAAACTCCGAGCAACAGCATCAACACAAGCAGAGCCTCGACATCGACGATCGCACGCAATATTTCTCCCTGCATAAATCCAGCCGACGCGGCATGACACTCCGTCATCGAGACCAGCTGATCGTACTCGAGGATTTAACCGAAGTACAAATGCTCGAAGAGGAGTTGATTCATACTGAGCGTCTCGCCTCCATCGGCCGGCTCGCGGCTGGCGTCGCTCACGAGATTGGCAACCCTGTCACGGGCATTGCCTGCCTCGCGCAGAATCTACGCTACGAATCCGATGCCCAAGGCGTCCACGAGGTCGCCGATGAGATCGTCAATCAAACTGAACGCATCAGCTCGATCGTACACTCACTGGTCAGCTTTTCCCACAGCGGCAAACACACCGGCAGCATGAACAAGTTTGAGCGACACAACCTCTCCTACATAGTGGAAGAAGCTGTCAAATTAATCGTCCTAGACACCCTGCAGGATCATCATGTCGAAATTGTAAACTTATGCGAAGAAGATCACCTCGTCTTTGGTGACGAGCAAACTCTTGTGCAGGTTTTCATTAACCTGCTCTCCAACGCACGTGACGCAAGTCCTGATCAGGGCACCGTTTTAATTGAGTCTTTGCAAAATGGTAACACCCTTAACATTACTGTTACCGACCAGGGTAGCGGCATTAGCGCCGACAAGCAGGAACAGATTTTCGAGCCTTTTTTCACCACAAAAGAGCCCGGCAAGGGGACAGGGTTGGGATTAGCGCTCGTTTACAGTATTATTGAGGATCATCAGGGGCGGATCTCCGTGATCAGCCCCGTAGATATAAGTAACAATAAGGGCACGCAGTTTGTGATTAGCCTCCCGGTAAGCTAG
- a CDS encoding sigma-54-dependent transcriptional regulator: MSHVLIVEDETVIRNALRRLLERHGYTVSEAASVKDALENHDFNNYQLIVSDLRLPGGTGTDLIAPAGKTPVLIMTSYASLRSAVDSMKMGAVDYIAKPFDHDDMLESVSRIIRDRTPKTKRPNVANDGSVDGIIGHCESMQSLYQRIHKVAPTTATVLIQGETGTGKELVARAIHSESERADKPLISVNCAAIPENLIESELFGYEKGAFTGANTSRVGLIEAADGGTLFLDEIGELPLEAQARLLRFLQEGEIRAIGSIHTKKVDVRLIAATHRNLKEQSLRSQFREDLYYRIAVMQLTLPPLRERGSDILEIAENFLNGLAQRFNKPELHFTPSAIQSISRHRWPGNVRELQNAVERAVILCDNNEVSHELLDITPHKSNHQLAVDNYNTNVDIPNQPIHDTAEELSLEDYFQRFVLEHQDSMSETELARKLGVSRKCLWERRQRFGIPRKKNNKANA; this comes from the coding sequence ATGAGCCATGTTCTTATCGTCGAAGACGAAACGGTTATCCGCAATGCCTTACGCCGCTTACTAGAGCGTCATGGGTACACCGTCAGCGAAGCCGCGTCTGTCAAGGATGCGTTAGAAAACCATGACTTTAATAACTACCAGCTCATCGTTAGCGACCTTCGCCTACCTGGCGGGACAGGTACCGATCTCATTGCCCCCGCAGGTAAAACCCCCGTCCTAATCATGACCAGTTACGCCAGCCTACGCAGTGCCGTCGACTCCATGAAGATGGGGGCCGTCGACTATATCGCCAAACCCTTCGATCATGACGATATGCTCGAGAGCGTCTCACGTATCATTCGTGATCGCACACCGAAAACAAAGCGCCCCAACGTGGCGAACGATGGCAGCGTAGACGGCATCATCGGTCACTGCGAAAGTATGCAGAGTCTCTATCAGCGCATTCATAAGGTCGCACCTACGACCGCTACCGTGTTAATACAAGGCGAGACAGGCACCGGTAAAGAGCTGGTAGCACGTGCAATTCACAGCGAAAGTGAGCGCGCCGACAAGCCCCTAATCTCGGTCAATTGCGCCGCCATCCCTGAAAATCTCATCGAGTCCGAACTCTTTGGCTATGAAAAGGGCGCCTTCACCGGAGCCAACACCAGTCGAGTCGGACTCATTGAAGCCGCCGATGGCGGCACCTTATTCCTCGATGAGATTGGCGAACTCCCCCTTGAGGCCCAGGCACGACTACTACGCTTTCTACAAGAGGGGGAGATCCGCGCCATCGGCTCCATACACACCAAGAAAGTCGACGTTCGTCTCATCGCCGCCACTCACCGAAACCTTAAAGAGCAGTCTCTGCGTAGCCAGTTCCGCGAAGACCTCTATTATAGAATTGCCGTCATGCAGTTAACTCTGCCTCCTCTCAGGGAGCGTGGCAGTGATATTCTCGAAATTGCCGAGAACTTCCTTAACGGGTTGGCTCAGCGCTTCAACAAGCCGGAACTACATTTCACCCCCTCGGCGATTCAGAGCATTAGCCGCCACCGCTGGCCCGGTAATGTAAGAGAGTTACAGAACGCTGTGGAGAGAGCGGTCATTCTCTGTGACAATAATGAAGTGAGCCATGAGTTGCTTGATATCACCCCTCACAAGAGCAACCATCAGCTCGCCGTAGACAATTACAACACCAACGTCGACATCCCCAATCAACCCATTCACGATACCGCCGAAGAGCTATCCCTCGAAGACTATTTTCAACGTTTCGTGCTAGAGCATCAAGACAGCATGAGCGAAACCGAGCTGGCGCGTAAACTCGGCGTTAGCAGAAAATGCCTCTGGGAAAGAAGACAACGCTTCGGCATCCCCCGCAAGAAAAACAATAAAGCCAACGCTTAA
- the pcnB gene encoding polynucleotide adenylyltransferase PcnB: MNSNTPFEPIVLSRDEHDISRKQISDSALKVMYRLNRGGFEAFLVGGGIRDMLLGLSPKDFDIATDATPEEVKSLFRNSRIIGRRFRIVHVTFGREIIEVTTFRGSHDSVSSHKNSNKSKQNDSGMLLRDNVYGSIEEDAVRRDFTINALYYSADDLTLHDFTGGLDDIDNRLIRMIGNPETRYREDPVRMLRAARFAAKLDFDVEPASAAPIAELAPLLRDIPAARLFDEVLKLFMSGYAEATYDSLQEFELFAELFPETDYFLGKGDPVDDALVRQALINTDLRIRAGKTVTPAFIFAALLWPVTRAHASRLEAEGVPALPALQEAAHIATMEQLKRTTIPKRFSIPMREIWELQLRLTKRQGKRAHSLMHHPRFRASYDFLLLREQAGENHNGLGEWWTQFQLDNPLDPAVVAERQRYNNGRNDDDRNSRPPRRRRRGMRRTQD; encoded by the coding sequence ATGAACAGCAATACCCCCTTCGAACCCATCGTTCTCTCTAGAGATGAACATGATATCTCTCGCAAACAGATAAGTGACAGCGCGCTCAAGGTCATGTATCGCCTCAATCGAGGCGGCTTCGAAGCCTTTCTCGTCGGTGGCGGCATTCGCGACATGCTTCTAGGCCTATCACCGAAAGACTTCGATATCGCCACAGACGCGACCCCTGAGGAAGTCAAATCACTCTTTCGTAACTCACGTATTATCGGTCGTCGCTTCCGCATTGTTCACGTCACATTTGGCAGAGAGATCATCGAGGTCACGACCTTCCGAGGCAGCCACGACAGCGTCAGCAGCCATAAGAACAGCAATAAATCCAAGCAAAATGATAGCGGCATGCTATTGCGAGACAATGTCTACGGCAGCATTGAAGAGGACGCAGTCAGACGCGACTTCACTATTAACGCACTTTATTACAGTGCCGACGACCTCACGCTGCACGACTTTACCGGTGGCTTAGATGACATCGATAACCGATTGATTCGAATGATCGGCAACCCGGAAACGCGCTACCGAGAAGACCCGGTCAGAATGTTGCGAGCAGCACGCTTCGCAGCCAAACTAGACTTTGACGTTGAGCCAGCCAGTGCCGCCCCTATCGCCGAGTTGGCACCACTGTTGCGAGACATCCCCGCAGCCCGCCTATTCGACGAGGTCCTCAAGTTATTTATGTCGGGCTATGCCGAGGCCACGTACGACAGCCTGCAAGAGTTCGAACTCTTTGCCGAGCTATTCCCCGAGACAGACTACTTTCTCGGCAAGGGCGACCCAGTCGACGACGCCTTAGTTCGCCAAGCCCTGATCAATACCGACCTACGCATTAGAGCGGGCAAAACAGTAACACCGGCCTTTATCTTCGCGGCATTACTCTGGCCAGTCACCCGTGCTCATGCCAGCAGGCTCGAGGCAGAAGGCGTGCCGGCACTACCTGCGCTGCAAGAAGCTGCACACATCGCAACCATGGAACAACTAAAGCGCACAACAATCCCTAAGCGTTTTTCAATTCCCATGCGCGAGATCTGGGAGCTTCAGCTTCGCCTGACCAAGCGACAGGGCAAACGCGCCCACAGTCTGATGCACCACCCACGCTTCAGAGCCAGCTATGACTTCTTATTGCTACGTGAGCAGGCAGGCGAAAATCATAACGGACTGGGAGAGTGGTGGACTCAATTCCAGCTCGACAACCCTCTCGACCCTGCGGTCGTCGCCGAGCGACAGCGTTATAATAACGGTCGCAACGATGACGACCGTAACAGCCGCCCTCCTCGTAGGCGTAGACGCGGTATGCGCCGCACTCAAGACTGA
- the folK gene encoding 2-amino-4-hydroxy-6-hydroxymethyldihydropteridine diphosphokinase encodes MQAYIALGSNLDSPFEQVQGAVNDIAIDERINLLRCSNWYQSKAIGPGEQADYINGVVCVNTTMTPLELLDYLQTIEQQHGRVRKERWGARTLDLDILLYDDLTCDDDRLTIPHPRMNERAFVMTPLNDIAPTLKLPCGESVSNVSQQLTQSGLQFYALGQPS; translated from the coding sequence ATGCAAGCTTATATTGCCCTAGGCAGCAACCTCGACAGCCCTTTTGAGCAGGTTCAGGGGGCTGTCAATGATATCGCTATCGACGAACGCATTAACCTGCTTCGCTGTTCCAACTGGTATCAAAGCAAAGCCATAGGCCCCGGCGAACAAGCAGACTATATTAATGGCGTAGTCTGCGTGAACACCACAATGACACCGCTCGAACTACTCGACTACCTGCAAACTATCGAACAGCAGCATGGCCGTGTACGCAAAGAGCGCTGGGGAGCCCGCACCCTAGACCTTGATATCCTCCTCTACGACGACCTCACCTGCGATGATGATCGCCTCACCATCCCCCATCCCCGCATGAACGAGCGTGCCTTTGTCATGACTCCCTTAAACGATATAGCCCCGACACTAAAGCTTCCCTGTGGCGAGAGTGTCAGCAATGTCAGTCAGCAACTCACACAGAGCGGCCTGCAATTTTACGCCCTAGGCCAGCCAAGCTAA
- the panB gene encoding 3-methyl-2-oxobutanoate hydroxymethyltransferase produces the protein MSSTTIQRSTTVQTLSALKQEKKKFSCLTSYDATFAHIISEAGIESILVGDSLGNVLQGHDTTLPVTVEDLAYHTAAVARGNEHALIITDLPFMGYATPEQAMDNATQVMRAGAHVVKVEGGTWLCPTIAMLTERGIPVCAHLGLTPQSVNTLGGFKVQGRSPEQAQAIIADAKAIEAAGAGILVLECVPSELAKTITEQLTIPVIGIGAGSDTDGQVLVLHDMLGLNPRPAKFVKNFMAASGGSIQDAIALYGEEVKSGAFPGPEHGFK, from the coding sequence ATGAGCAGTACCACTATTCAGCGCAGCACCACCGTTCAGACTCTTAGCGCCTTAAAGCAGGAGAAGAAAAAGTTTTCCTGTCTGACCTCCTATGATGCGACCTTTGCCCACATCATCTCTGAGGCCGGCATTGAATCCATCCTCGTCGGTGACTCACTAGGCAATGTTCTCCAGGGCCACGACACAACGTTACCGGTGACCGTTGAAGATCTCGCCTACCACACCGCCGCCGTTGCACGCGGCAATGAACACGCGCTAATTATCACCGACCTTCCCTTCATGGGCTACGCCACCCCAGAACAAGCCATGGACAACGCCACCCAAGTCATGCGGGCGGGCGCCCATGTCGTCAAGGTCGAAGGCGGCACCTGGTTATGCCCTACAATTGCGATGCTGACCGAGCGCGGCATCCCAGTCTGTGCTCACTTGGGGCTCACACCACAGTCGGTCAATACCTTGGGCGGATTTAAAGTTCAGGGACGCTCTCCTGAGCAGGCCCAGGCCATCATCGCTGACGCCAAGGCCATTGAAGCGGCAGGGGCCGGCATACTCGTCTTAGAGTGTGTGCCTAGCGAACTTGCTAAAACGATCACCGAGCAGCTCACCATTCCCGTCATCGGCATTGGTGCCGGCAGCGACACCGATGGTCAGGTCTTAGTTCTACACGACATGCTTGGCCTCAACCCTCGACCTGCCAAATTCGTCAAGAATTTCATGGCCGCTAGCGGCGGCAGCATTCAAGACGCTATCGCACTCTATGGTGAAGAAGTCAAAAGTGGCGCCTTTCCTGGTCCTGAGCACGGTTTCAAATAG
- the panC gene encoding pantoate--beta-alanine ligase, giving the protein MKTHTTVYGLRHAIARNRAQGQRICFVPTMGNLHEGHLSLVKEAKLRGECVVVSIFVNPLQFGAGEDLDCYPRTLAADKEKLFAEGTCYLFAPTVDEMYPGGTGPQSQLSVPDITETLCGASRPGHFTGVATVVTKLFNIVQPDVAIFGKKDFQQLQVIRKMVDDMCMPVEVVGVDTHRAEDGLALSSRNGFLSDDERAIAPRLHQILQEYREAIANGFDNYAELERHAIRDLSAAGFEPDYFNICDAATLRAVTAKTEDIVILVAARLGSTRLIDNVTLILAPHGDCRMLG; this is encoded by the coding sequence ATGAAAACCCATACTACTGTTTACGGTTTACGCCACGCCATTGCTCGTAACCGTGCCCAGGGGCAGCGCATCTGTTTTGTGCCAACCATGGGCAACCTACACGAAGGCCACCTGAGCTTAGTCAAAGAGGCTAAGCTACGGGGTGAGTGCGTCGTGGTCAGCATTTTCGTGAATCCTCTACAGTTCGGTGCCGGTGAAGACCTCGATTGTTACCCCCGCACCCTGGCAGCCGACAAGGAAAAACTGTTCGCTGAAGGCACCTGCTACCTATTCGCCCCTACGGTCGACGAGATGTACCCCGGCGGCACCGGCCCGCAATCACAACTGTCTGTCCCCGATATTACCGAGACACTCTGCGGTGCCTCGCGACCCGGCCACTTCACCGGTGTTGCCACCGTTGTCACCAAACTGTTCAACATCGTTCAGCCGGACGTCGCGATCTTCGGCAAGAAAGATTTTCAGCAGCTGCAAGTCATCCGCAAAATGGTCGATGACATGTGTATGCCTGTTGAGGTCGTCGGCGTAGATACCCATCGCGCAGAAGATGGCCTAGCCCTGAGCTCTCGCAACGGCTTCCTCAGCGACGATGAGCGGGCGATAGCCCCTCGCCTACACCAAATCCTACAGGAATATCGCGAGGCCATTGCCAACGGCTTCGACAATTATGCCGAACTGGAGCGCCACGCCATTCGAGACCTCAGCGCCGCAGGCTTCGAACCCGACTACTTCAATATCTGCGATGCCGCTACCCTGCGCGCCGTCACAGCAAAAACTGAGGACATCGTCATCTTGGTCGCAGCACGCCTCGGCTCTACTCGCCTCATCGACAATGTCACCCTAATCCTTGCGCCACACGGTGACTGTCGCATGCTAGGCTGA
- the acs gene encoding acetate--CoA ligase encodes MHEISTHPVPEAYRDNTLLTDQQYQQMYRASIDTPEQFWAEQAEKFLTWKQPWSKVVEEDFNQGHVAWFVDGKINVSENCIDRHLPERANDIAVIWEGDDPKNSKKITYQQLHDEVCQLANGLKARGVKKGDRVCIYMPMIVESAYAMLACARIGAIHSVVFGGFSPDALKDRIENAECSVLITADEGVRGGKAVPLKVNADIAARQCPSLHTVVTVRHTGAAVDMSSDIDIYYHDLCGEQSSICPAESMDAEDPLFILYTSGSTGKPKGVLHTTAGYLLGAAISHKYIFDYRPGEIYWCTADVGWITGHSYIIYGPLANGATTLMFEGVPTYPDASRCWQVIDKHQVNIFYTAPTALRALMAQGDSFLANSSRQSLRLLGTVGEPINPEAWEWYHQEVGQGRCPIVDTWWQTETGSVLISPLPGATPLKPGSATRPFFGANPVLLDAEGNELEGAVAGNLAFKGSWPSQIRSVYGDHQRCIDTYYSIYPGYYTTGDGARRDEDGYYWITGRVDDVLNVSGHRMGTAEIESALVLQDAVAEAAVVGYPHDVKGQGIYCYVTLMTGYEWSEQLMLELRSAVGLEIGAIARPDIIQYAPGLPKTRSGKIMRRILRKIAADELDTLGDTSTLADPGVVNELIENRVVAN; translated from the coding sequence ATGCACGAGATTTCCACCCACCCCGTACCCGAAGCGTACCGCGACAACACCTTACTTACCGATCAGCAATATCAGCAGATGTATCGAGCTTCTATCGATACCCCTGAACAGTTCTGGGCCGAGCAGGCAGAAAAGTTTTTAACTTGGAAGCAGCCCTGGAGCAAGGTCGTCGAAGAGGATTTCAACCAGGGCCACGTTGCCTGGTTTGTTGATGGCAAGATTAATGTCAGCGAAAACTGCATTGATCGGCACCTGCCAGAACGCGCAAATGACATCGCTGTCATTTGGGAGGGTGACGATCCAAAAAATAGTAAAAAGATAACCTATCAACAACTGCATGATGAAGTTTGCCAACTGGCTAACGGCTTAAAGGCGAGAGGCGTCAAGAAGGGTGACCGCGTCTGCATCTATATGCCGATGATCGTTGAATCAGCCTATGCCATGCTAGCCTGCGCCCGTATTGGCGCCATTCACTCCGTCGTCTTTGGCGGCTTTTCGCCCGACGCGCTAAAAGACCGCATTGAAAACGCGGAGTGTTCAGTCTTGATCACCGCCGATGAAGGCGTGCGCGGCGGCAAGGCCGTCCCTCTCAAGGTTAACGCAGATATCGCTGCTCGCCAGTGCCCTAGCCTACACACCGTAGTAACCGTACGCCACACTGGCGCCGCGGTAGACATGAGCAGCGATATCGACATCTACTATCACGACCTCTGTGGCGAGCAAAGCTCAATCTGCCCAGCCGAAAGCATGGATGCCGAGGACCCCTTATTCATTCTCTACACCTCCGGCTCCACGGGTAAACCCAAGGGCGTATTGCACACAACAGCAGGTTACTTGCTCGGCGCCGCAATTAGTCACAAATACATCTTCGATTATCGCCCCGGGGAAATTTACTGGTGTACTGCCGATGTCGGCTGGATTACAGGCCACAGCTATATCATCTACGGCCCCCTCGCCAATGGTGCTACCACTCTGATGTTTGAGGGTGTGCCAACCTACCCAGACGCCTCACGATGCTGGCAAGTCATTGACAAACACCAAGTTAACATTTTTTACACGGCGCCCACCGCGCTACGCGCCCTGATGGCACAGGGTGACAGCTTCCTCGCTAACAGCTCTCGACAGTCATTACGCTTGCTCGGTACCGTTGGCGAACCCATCAACCCTGAGGCCTGGGAGTGGTACCACCAAGAAGTGGGCCAAGGTCGCTGTCCAATCGTTGATACTTGGTGGCAAACCGAAACCGGTAGCGTACTAATCTCCCCTCTGCCCGGCGCCACACCCCTGAAACCAGGCTCAGCCACACGTCCTTTCTTCGGCGCCAACCCCGTTCTACTCGATGCAGAAGGCAATGAGTTAGAGGGCGCTGTGGCCGGTAATCTCGCCTTCAAGGGTAGCTGGCCCAGCCAAATTCGCTCAGTCTACGGCGACCACCAACGCTGTATCGACACCTACTACAGTATCTATCCGGGCTATTACACGACCGGCGATGGTGCTCGTCGCGACGAAGATGGCTACTATTGGATCACCGGCCGTGTCGATGATGTCCTCAATGTCTCCGGGCACCGCATGGGTACCGCTGAGATCGAATCCGCACTAGTCTTACAAGACGCGGTCGCTGAAGCAGCCGTTGTCGGCTACCCCCACGATGTTAAAGGTCAGGGTATTTACTGCTACGTGACATTGATGACGGGCTACGAGTGGAGCGAACAGCTCATGCTAGAACTTCGAAGCGCCGTCGGTCTCGAGATCGGCGCTATTGCGCGCCCCGATATCATCCAGTACGCACCAGGACTACCGAAGACACGCTCGGGTAAGATCATGCGCCGGATTCTGCGCAAGATTGCCGCAGACGAACTCGACACATTGGGAGATACCTCCACCCTTGCGGACCCCGGAGTCGTTAATGAGCTGATCGAAAACCGTGTTGTCGCCAACTAA